Proteins encoded by one window of Halobaculum halobium:
- a CDS encoding phospholipase D-like domain-containing protein, whose protein sequence is MQTRDQTVAVVRLVVIVACALLLVAAAAASPTAVVAVSETTAAPATPAAGADRGAGAITPRIVGLLPNPVAPDDAGEYVHLSLPPGNWSVDDGEDVVTVQQQRPGPVLVTADPEAPLDPPGGRVVADGLALSNAGERVVLRRGGANGTVVDAVEYGRAPEGERWARDGAPEWRPVGFDPRDTVPLGAANATAFVLPDAPAEPVAAVRGADERVLLAGYTFASQRVTDELVAAHERGVSVRVLLDGAPVGGVSAEQAARLDALVDAGVEVRVIAGPHARFRYHHAKYAVADDAAVVLTENWKPSGTGGGDSRGWGVTLQSSRAADALADLFRGDAGWRDAVRWERYRDDRTFERADAATGSYPTRHPPADVRIERVRLMTAPGNAESAVVAIVDDAGDRVDVLQPTVDDGPMLASLRRAAERGVRVRLLLSGAWYVAEENAAIVAELNRWADAAGVPFEARVADPAGRYGKVHAKGVVADDVALVGSLNWNPTSARENREVVVALEGEAAAGYYRESFTADWRAGRGATSLTDGLPPSVSITAVGAVAAAALFVKRRLTIGGTDENQRGDRDGPVG, encoded by the coding sequence ATGCAAACCCGCGACCAGACCGTCGCAGTGGTCCGCCTCGTCGTGATCGTCGCGTGCGCGCTCCTCCTCGTCGCGGCAGCGGCCGCGTCGCCGACAGCGGTCGTCGCTGTTTCTGAGACGACGGCCGCGCCCGCGACACCGGCGGCGGGGGCGGATCGGGGAGCCGGGGCGATCACTCCGCGGATCGTCGGGCTCCTCCCCAACCCCGTCGCTCCCGACGACGCAGGCGAGTACGTTCACCTGTCGCTGCCGCCCGGGAACTGGAGCGTCGACGACGGAGAGGACGTGGTCACGGTCCAGCAGCAACGACCGGGTCCGGTCCTCGTGACCGCCGACCCCGAGGCGCCGCTCGACCCGCCCGGCGGTCGCGTCGTCGCCGACGGGCTCGCGCTGTCGAACGCCGGCGAGCGCGTCGTGCTCCGGCGCGGCGGCGCGAACGGAACCGTCGTCGATGCCGTCGAGTACGGCCGCGCGCCCGAAGGGGAACGGTGGGCGCGCGACGGGGCCCCGGAATGGCGACCGGTCGGATTCGACCCTCGTGACACGGTTCCGCTGGGCGCCGCGAATGCGACGGCGTTCGTGCTCCCCGACGCGCCGGCGGAGCCGGTTGCAGCCGTTCGAGGGGCCGACGAGCGGGTGCTCCTCGCGGGCTACACTTTCGCGTCCCAGCGCGTCACCGACGAGTTGGTCGCCGCTCACGAGCGCGGGGTCTCGGTGCGCGTCCTTCTCGACGGCGCGCCGGTCGGCGGCGTCTCCGCCGAACAGGCGGCCCGACTCGACGCGCTCGTCGACGCCGGCGTCGAGGTTCGCGTGATCGCGGGTCCGCATGCCAGATTCCGATACCACCACGCGAAGTACGCCGTCGCCGACGACGCCGCGGTCGTGCTCACGGAGAACTGGAAGCCCAGCGGCACCGGGGGCGGCGACAGTCGCGGGTGGGGAGTCACGCTCCAGTCGTCGCGCGCGGCCGACGCGCTCGCGGACCTGTTCCGCGGGGACGCCGGCTGGCGCGACGCCGTCCGATGGGAGCGATACCGCGACGACCGGACCTTCGAGCGGGCGGACGCGGCGACCGGGTCGTACCCGACTCGCCACCCGCCGGCTGACGTTCGGATCGAGCGCGTGCGGCTGATGACCGCGCCCGGAAACGCCGAATCCGCGGTCGTCGCAATCGTCGACGACGCGGGCGACCGGGTCGACGTCCTCCAGCCGACCGTCGACGACGGACCGATGCTCGCGTCGTTGCGGCGCGCGGCCGAACGCGGCGTGCGCGTTCGACTGCTGCTATCGGGCGCCTGGTACGTCGCCGAGGAGAACGCCGCGATCGTCGCCGAGTTGAACCGCTGGGCCGACGCCGCGGGCGTCCCGTTCGAGGCGCGCGTCGCGGATCCCGCCGGCCGCTACGGCAAGGTACACGCGAAGGGCGTCGTCGCCGACGACGTGGCGCTGGTCGGGTCGCTCAACTGGAATCCGACGAGCGCCCGCGAAAACCGCGAGGTGGTTGTCGCGCTGGAGGGGGAGGCGGCCGCAGGCTACTACCGCGAGAGCTTCACCGCAGACTGGCGCGCCGGTCGAGGCGCGACATCGCTGACCGACGGTCTCCCGCCGTCGGTTTCGATCACCGCCGTCGGCGCCGTCGCGGCCGCGGCGCTGTTCGTCAAGCGCCGGTTGACGATCGGTGGGACCGACGAGAACCAGCGTGGGGACCGCGACGGACCGGTCGGGTGA
- a CDS encoding DHH family phosphoesterase translates to MSDSAAGDPGENGEGDSPPVVYELDPGCTLTDVEVGARYRAEVNGVVDYGVFVDISEEVSGLLHESNLDGETLSVGDEVVVLLEELKENGDVSFDLADVDLAEANVLAVEHEPEITSIAAATVGDAVTIEGEITQIKQTGGPTIFHVADETGVVTAAAFQEAGVRAYPDVEIGDLVRVAGTVETHDGTTQLEVGDIAVLDDETAAAARERLDEAMRERAEPEAVEPLVEWEAFEKLRPELEDLARTLRRTVLEGRPIRIRHHADGDGMCAAIPVQLALENFIEEVHEGDDAARHTLKRLPSKAPYYEMEDVTRDLNFALEGRARHGQKLPFLLMLDNGSTEEDVPAYKNLAHYDVPIAVVDHHHPDPEAVTDLLDAHVNPYLHDEDYRITTGMMCVELARLIDPGVTDELRHVPAVAGLSDRSKAEVMDEFVDLAAAAGYDRDDIEDIGEALDYAAHWLRYSEGKTLVSDVLNVGSDDADRHRDLVEFLSTRAERDVEEQLDAVEPHVEHERLDSDAHLYRIDLENFAKRFTYPAPGKTTGELHDRKVRATGEPVITIGYGPDFAVLRSDGVRLDIPRMVTELNEEVVGGGVSGGGHLVVGSIKFVEGRREDVIDALVEKMADAELDEELSTTVELDD, encoded by the coding sequence ATGAGTGATTCCGCCGCCGGAGACCCCGGCGAGAACGGGGAGGGGGATTCCCCACCCGTGGTTTATGAACTCGATCCTGGTTGCACGCTCACCGACGTAGAGGTCGGCGCGCGTTATCGCGCGGAGGTCAACGGTGTGGTCGACTACGGCGTCTTCGTCGACATCTCCGAAGAGGTGTCGGGGCTGCTCCACGAGTCGAACCTCGACGGCGAGACGCTCTCGGTCGGCGACGAGGTCGTCGTCCTCCTGGAGGAACTGAAGGAGAACGGCGACGTGTCGTTCGACCTCGCAGACGTCGACCTCGCGGAGGCGAACGTGCTCGCTGTCGAACACGAGCCGGAGATCACCTCGATCGCCGCGGCGACCGTCGGGGACGCCGTCACCATCGAGGGAGAGATCACCCAGATCAAACAGACGGGCGGGCCGACCATCTTCCACGTCGCCGACGAAACGGGCGTGGTCACGGCCGCCGCGTTCCAGGAGGCTGGCGTCCGCGCGTACCCCGACGTCGAGATCGGTGACCTCGTGCGCGTCGCGGGGACGGTAGAGACACACGACGGGACCACCCAGCTCGAAGTCGGCGACATCGCCGTCCTGGACGACGAAACGGCCGCGGCAGCCCGCGAGCGCCTCGACGAGGCGATGCGCGAGCGCGCCGAGCCCGAGGCGGTCGAGCCGCTCGTCGAGTGGGAGGCGTTCGAGAAGCTCCGCCCCGAACTGGAGGACCTCGCACGCACGCTCCGCCGCACCGTGCTCGAGGGACGACCGATCCGTATCCGCCACCACGCCGACGGCGACGGCATGTGTGCGGCCATCCCGGTGCAGCTCGCGCTGGAGAACTTCATCGAAGAGGTCCACGAGGGCGACGACGCCGCGCGGCACACGCTCAAGCGACTGCCGAGCAAGGCGCCGTACTACGAGATGGAGGACGTCACCCGCGACCTCAACTTCGCGCTGGAGGGCCGCGCCCGCCACGGGCAGAAGCTCCCGTTCCTCCTGATGCTCGACAACGGCTCCACCGAGGAGGACGTGCCCGCCTACAAGAACCTCGCCCACTACGACGTACCCATCGCCGTCGTCGATCACCACCACCCGGACCCTGAGGCGGTGACCGACCTGCTGGACGCGCACGTCAATCCCTACCTCCACGACGAGGACTACCGTATCACGACGGGGATGATGTGCGTCGAGCTCGCCCGCCTCATCGACCCCGGGGTCACCGACGAGCTTCGCCACGTGCCCGCCGTCGCGGGCCTCTCGGACCGTTCGAAGGCCGAGGTGATGGACGAGTTCGTGGACCTCGCAGCGGCGGCCGGCTACGACCGCGACGACATCGAGGACATCGGCGAGGCGCTCGACTACGCGGCCCACTGGCTCCGCTACAGCGAGGGGAAGACGCTCGTCAGCGACGTGCTCAACGTCGGCAGCGACGACGCCGATCGACACCGCGACCTCGTCGAGTTTCTCTCGACGCGCGCCGAGCGCGACGTGGAGGAGCAGCTCGACGCCGTCGAGCCCCACGTCGAGCACGAACGGCTCGACTCCGACGCCCACCTGTACCGCATCGACCTGGAGAACTTCGCCAAGCGCTTCACCTACCCCGCCCCCGGGAAGACGACCGGCGAGCTCCACGACCGGAAGGTCCGCGCGACCGGCGAACCGGTGATCACCATCGGGTACGGCCCCGACTTCGCAGTCCTCCGCTCTGACGGGGTGCGCCTCGACATCCCGCGGATGGTCACCGAGCTGAACGAGGAGGTCGTTGGGGGCGGCGTCTCCGGCGGCGGCCACCTCGTCGTCGGCTCGATCAAGTTCGTCGAGGGGCGCCGCGAGGACGTGATCGACGCGCTCGTCGAGAAGATGGCTGACGCCGAACTCGACGAGGAGCTGTCGACGACGGTCGAACTCGACGACTGA
- a CDS encoding Mov34/MPN/PAD-1 family protein, translating into MRLFRSSELLGIAAETLTFALEASRDTHPNEYMGFLRATDARDLGLDRTGQVITDVLVIPGTTSTPESATVREHMKPNSSRAVGSIHSHPNGVLRPSDADLATFHAGEAHIIIGAPYERDCWRAFGPDGDPRDLDVIDVALPEDEAFFDFDQTDIDAELYDE; encoded by the coding sequence ATGCGATTGTTCCGGTCGAGCGAGCTGCTCGGCATCGCCGCCGAGACCCTCACGTTCGCGCTGGAGGCCTCCCGGGACACCCACCCGAACGAGTACATGGGCTTTCTCCGGGCGACCGACGCCCGCGACCTCGGACTCGACCGGACGGGACAGGTGATCACCGACGTGCTCGTCATCCCCGGCACCACGTCGACGCCGGAGTCGGCGACCGTCCGCGAGCACATGAAGCCAAACTCCTCGCGGGCGGTCGGATCGATCCACTCGCACCCCAACGGCGTCCTCCGCCCCTCGGACGCCGACCTCGCGACGTTTCACGCCGGCGAAGCGCACATCATCATCGGCGCGCCGTACGAGCGCGACTGCTGGCGGGCGTTCGGCCCGGACGGCGACCCCCGCGATCTGGACGTGATCGACGTGGCGCTGCCCGAGGACGAGGCGTTCTTCGACTTCGACCAGACCGACATCGACGCGGAGCTGTACGATGAGTGA
- a CDS encoding adenylyltransferase/cytidyltransferase family protein, producing the protein MDGGAEGGAAADARGDSPRVALAQGTFDILHPGHLHYLEDAAAHGDELHVIVARRDNVTHKPTPVCSDRQRRDMIAALEVVDEAHLGHTEDFFVPVREIDPDVIVLGFDQHHDESAIADALAAEGIDAEVTRATARDPRYEGELLSTGDIIDKLIRQRGRPTNRE; encoded by the coding sequence ATGGACGGTGGCGCCGAGGGTGGCGCCGCCGCCGACGCTCGGGGAGACTCGCCGCGGGTCGCGCTCGCGCAGGGGACGTTCGACATCCTCCACCCGGGCCACCTGCACTATCTGGAGGACGCGGCCGCCCACGGCGACGAACTCCACGTCATCGTCGCCCGCCGCGACAACGTGACCCACAAGCCGACACCGGTGTGTTCCGACCGCCAGCGACGGGACATGATCGCCGCGCTCGAGGTCGTCGACGAGGCGCACCTCGGCCATACAGAGGACTTCTTCGTCCCCGTCCGCGAGATCGACCCGGACGTGATCGTCCTCGGATTCGACCAGCACCACGACGAGTCCGCCATCGCTGACGCGCTCGCCGCAGAGGGGATCGACGCCGAGGTGACGCGCGCGACCGCCCGAGATCCCCGCTACGAGGGGGAACTCCTCTCGACGGGCGACATCATCGACAAGCTGATCCGTCAGCGCGGCCGGCCGACGAACCGGGAGTAG